The following are encoded together in the Planktothrix serta PCC 8927 genome:
- a CDS encoding YlxR family protein, giving the protein MKNQRRCVACRQLAGKETFWRFVRLYPSHQVQLDQGMGRSAYLCPNPDCLRVAQKKNRLGHALRTSVPEELYQSLWQRLANPSEMTSPCGDVSESTTCSRSQPL; this is encoded by the coding sequence ATGAAAAACCAACGTCGTTGCGTTGCTTGTCGCCAGTTAGCAGGCAAAGAAACCTTCTGGCGATTTGTCCGGCTCTATCCATCGCATCAGGTACAATTAGATCAAGGAATGGGTCGTTCAGCCTACCTTTGCCCCAACCCTGATTGTTTACGGGTGGCTCAGAAAAAAAATCGACTGGGACACGCACTGCGAACATCGGTGCCAGAGGAACTGTATCAAAGCCTATGGCAACGTTTAGCAAACCCTTCAGAGATGACCTCGCCCTGTGGCGATGTTTCTGAATCAACTACCTGTTCACGTTCACAACCCCTGTAA
- the nusA gene encoding transcription termination factor NusA, whose amino-acid sequence MSMVSLPGLQDMINSISQERNLPKKAVEEALREALLKGYERYRRTIEIQTQFSDDYFDNFDVELDVDDEGFRVLAKNLTIVEQVSNQDHQIALKDVREVAPEAQLGDTVTLDVTPDQGEFGRMAAIQTKQVLAQKLRDKQRKMIQEEFKELEGTVLQAKVLRFERQSVIMEVASGFGHMAVEAELPKREQLPNDNYRANATFRVYLKKVCQGSQRGPQLLVSRADAGLVVYLFANEVPEIEDEVVRIVAVAREANPPSRHVGPRTKIAVDTLDRDVDPVGACIGARGSRIQVVVNELRGEKIDVIRWSPDPATYIANALSPARVDEVRLVNPEERRAHILVPEDQLSLAIGKEGQNVRLAARLTGWKIDIKDTAKYDAAAEDEKIAEELERQALAARDEDFDEFGEEE is encoded by the coding sequence ATGTCAATGGTGAGTTTGCCCGGTTTGCAAGATATGATTAATAGTATTTCTCAGGAACGCAATTTACCTAAAAAAGCCGTAGAAGAAGCGTTACGAGAAGCATTGTTAAAAGGATATGAACGCTATCGTCGAACGATTGAAATCCAGACTCAATTTAGTGACGATTATTTTGATAATTTTGATGTAGAACTCGATGTAGACGACGAAGGATTTCGAGTTTTAGCCAAAAATTTAACTATTGTTGAACAAGTCAGTAACCAAGATCATCAAATTGCCTTAAAAGACGTGCGAGAAGTTGCACCCGAAGCCCAATTAGGCGATACCGTTACTCTGGATGTCACCCCGGATCAAGGGGAATTTGGCCGCATGGCTGCAATTCAAACTAAACAGGTTTTAGCGCAAAAACTGCGGGATAAGCAGCGCAAAATGATTCAAGAGGAGTTTAAAGAACTCGAAGGAACAGTGCTGCAAGCCAAAGTCCTGCGATTTGAACGACAATCTGTAATTATGGAAGTGGCCAGTGGCTTTGGTCACATGGCTGTGGAAGCGGAACTTCCCAAACGGGAACAACTGCCGAATGATAATTATCGGGCCAATGCCACTTTCCGCGTCTATCTGAAAAAAGTCTGTCAAGGTTCCCAACGGGGGCCACAATTGTTAGTGTCTAGGGCTGATGCCGGGTTAGTCGTTTATTTGTTTGCCAATGAAGTCCCAGAAATTGAGGATGAAGTGGTGCGAATTGTGGCGGTGGCGCGAGAAGCCAACCCCCCTTCCCGTCATGTTGGCCCCCGGACTAAAATAGCAGTAGATACTCTCGATCGAGATGTTGATCCGGTTGGGGCTTGTATTGGAGCCAGGGGTTCACGGATTCAAGTCGTGGTGAATGAACTGCGGGGTGAGAAAATAGATGTGATTCGTTGGTCACCTGACCCGGCTACCTATATTGCCAATGCCTTGAGTCCGGCGAGAGTCGATGAAGTCCGTTTAGTCAATCCTGAAGAACGTCGTGCCCATATTCTGGTTCCTGAAGATCAATTGAGTTTGGCTATTGGGAAAGAGGGGCAAAATGTGCGTCTGGCAGCCCGATTAACAGGATGGAAAATCGATATTAAGGATACTGCTAAATATGATGCAGCAGCCGAAGATGAAAAAATCGCCGAAGAACTCGAACGTCAAGCTTTAGCGGCAAGGGATGAGGACTTTGACGAATTTGGGGAAGAGGAGTAG
- the rimP gene encoding ribosome maturation factor RimP: MAHPLIPKILDIATPIAQILGLEVVGATFYTNQKPPVLRVDIRNPSQDTGLEDCERMSRALEEQLETSNIIPDAYVLEISSPGISQSLTSDREFVSFKGFSIIVKTSEPYKGHSQQRGKLVRRDETTVYLSQKGRQLAIPRELITQVIFDESGEE; encoded by the coding sequence ATGGCTCATCCTCTGATCCCCAAAATTCTCGACATCGCCACCCCCATCGCCCAAATATTGGGACTGGAAGTGGTGGGGGCAACCTTTTACACCAATCAGAAACCTCCTGTGCTGCGTGTAGATATCCGCAACCCCAGTCAGGATACTGGATTAGAAGATTGTGAACGGATGAGCCGAGCTTTGGAAGAACAATTAGAGACCAGCAATATTATTCCCGATGCCTACGTTTTGGAGATTTCCAGCCCTGGAATTTCGCAATCTTTAACCAGCGATCGAGAATTTGTTTCATTCAAAGGATTTTCTATCATTGTTAAAACATCAGAACCCTACAAAGGTCATTCTCAACAACGAGGAAAACTGGTGCGTCGGGATGAAACCACTGTTTACTTAAGCCAAAAAGGGCGACAACTGGCAATTCCGCGTGAGTTAATTACACAAGTTATATTCGATGAAAGTGGGGAGGAATAA